From one Bifidobacterium sp. WK012_4_13 genomic stretch:
- a CDS encoding DUF5979 domain-containing protein, whose translation MARQSGDDVSNVQVNVTNSFASSALKIIKKRTGAAAASRGVGPFTAKVACTYLADGQQKQISLDNGGVVKLSAANGYEASVDDIINGAQCVVKETDDGGADSSSMDPADGRIQMSDDASKNVVTITNVFNAKPTPKPVNPSNGGSSKNPSNPKSHQAGNRRSGTRLAKTGAAIGIALSAAALLMAVGVTSVLIARAKSAEDPTDGAGSR comes from the coding sequence GTGGCCAGGCAAAGCGGCGATGATGTCTCGAACGTTCAGGTGAACGTCACCAACAGCTTCGCTTCGAGCGCGCTGAAGATCATCAAGAAGCGCACCGGTGCCGCAGCCGCCTCCCGGGGAGTCGGGCCGTTCACTGCGAAGGTCGCATGCACCTATCTTGCCGATGGGCAGCAGAAGCAGATTTCCCTGGACAACGGCGGAGTCGTGAAGCTATCTGCCGCGAACGGCTATGAGGCAAGCGTCGACGACATCATCAACGGCGCTCAATGCGTGGTCAAGGAAACGGATGATGGCGGTGCTGACTCTTCCTCGATGGATCCGGCGGATGGCAGAATCCAGATGTCCGACGACGCTTCGAAGAATGTGGTCACGATCACCAATGTGTTCAATGCAAAGCCAACGCCTAAGCCAGTGAATCCAAGCAATGGCGGGTCTTCCAAGAATCCGTCGAACCCGAAGTCCCATCAGGCGGGGAATCGCCGTTCTGGCACGAGGCTGGCAAAGACGGGTGCTGCAATTGGAATTGCACTGTCTGCCGCTGCCTTGCTGATGGCAGTGGGAGTCACATCGGTGCTCATTGCCAGAGCGAAGTCGGCCGAAGATCCAACCGATGGAGCGGGGAGCAGGTAG
- a CDS encoding LacI family DNA-binding transcriptional regulator, giving the protein MVGMRDVAREAGVSLSTVSLVVNGNGYVSDEMRVRVESAMKGLNYIPNELARNLFHGRTNTVGVIMPTIQHPFFATLLASLQKAFYGRGLHTMLCSTADMESGEEQYVDMLQRHMMDAIIMGAHTTHSQNYWTSIRRPVVAFDRYLGSGIPSVGSDHEQGGELAAMMFALSGARHVVALGGPRSRFYDLSRVGSESQSRDGQSSFPPVRYQIAFEETLDAAGIRHDYIEIDNLANMREFENAARSVLERFPDVDAIVAPDLAAALCVQEALRRGFVLPNSLQILAYDGTFVTDIAGLRITSILQGFDSIAERIATRTVEQIERYQTQNSGRQDASRRSADPIIKSSDNDTEIIPDEDAGRIGDLIPMRVKIGETTLWNDAIHELLDGARPQTD; this is encoded by the coding sequence ATGGTGGGCATGCGAGATGTTGCACGCGAGGCCGGAGTGTCTCTCAGTACCGTCTCCCTGGTGGTGAACGGCAACGGCTATGTTTCGGACGAGATGCGCGTGCGCGTCGAATCCGCAATGAAGGGTCTCAACTACATTCCCAACGAACTTGCCAGGAATCTCTTTCATGGGCGGACCAATACGGTCGGCGTCATCATGCCCACCATCCAGCACCCGTTCTTCGCGACGCTTCTTGCATCCTTGCAGAAGGCCTTCTATGGGCGCGGATTGCACACCATGCTCTGCTCGACTGCGGATATGGAATCGGGAGAGGAACAGTACGTTGACATGCTTCAGCGCCACATGATGGATGCCATCATCATGGGCGCCCACACCACTCATTCCCAGAATTATTGGACGTCGATCAGACGACCGGTCGTTGCGTTCGACCGCTATCTGGGCTCCGGAATTCCCTCGGTCGGGTCCGATCACGAGCAGGGTGGCGAGCTCGCAGCGATGATGTTCGCCCTTTCCGGAGCCCGCCATGTCGTTGCGCTCGGCGGTCCACGCTCACGCTTCTATGACCTGTCAAGGGTGGGCAGCGAATCGCAGTCTCGGGACGGGCAATCCTCGTTTCCACCCGTCAGATATCAGATAGCCTTCGAGGAAACCCTCGATGCAGCTGGAATTCGCCATGATTACATTGAAATTGACAATCTTGCGAATATGCGCGAATTCGAGAATGCGGCGCGTTCCGTTCTGGAGCGGTTCCCCGATGTGGATGCGATCGTCGCTCCCGATCTTGCTGCGGCGCTGTGCGTTCAGGAGGCATTGCGCAGAGGCTTTGTCCTGCCCAATTCCTTGCAGATCCTTGCCTATGATGGCACTTTTGTTACTGACATTGCCGGGCTTCGCATCACGAGCATCCTTCAAGGGTTCGATTCCATTGCAGAGCGCATAGCCACTCGTACCGTCGAACAGATTGAGCGATATCAGACGCAGAATTCAGGTAGACAAGACGCGTCACGGCGAAGTGCTGATCCCATCATCAAGAGCAGCGACAACGATACGGAGATCATTCCTGACGAAGATGCCGGAAGAATCGGCGATTTGATTCCCATGAGGGTCAAAATTGGGGAAACCACGCTCTGGAACGATGCTATCCACGAACTTCTCGATGGCGCACGCCCTCAGACCGATTGA
- a CDS encoding DUF5979 domain-containing protein: MAVAGLSPIGIAEAADSGDSSNSGVSASKPYLTIQKSVDNLAEEDLTPGQSFTYKIQLNCSEQNCVNAQMSDALPADLNGFKINSVAVTSTSTDLDAQTTWTENGVKQAATPTTVGSGTSLSVSFNEPFAGGTGLSVGTTAYVNVTLQVPDDFSPNDVRNGKTITNIATSSADNSTADSDSADIKVVAKQTVAAGITKSWSPSTQTTDPGEQSTITLTPRNASNVTVDSMTVQDPADSTAPDGATSLDANNPFRITDFDGFGSATLLPGASSVQIDAYVEQNGTWTWVTGAPGSSYALPAGVSDSQVGGLRFTYTGSIDPAASTTIPINVTQRGTDRNTSKDITTLTSTVDNVAQAQTKKDDTSSAVAKGDAKFTITPIELGTSVGKSFAAGSIPAGNSTVATIKATNAKSPVKEMKISDDADGTFFDQNTTFAGFTQGIAYPSGASTAKVVYHMLDGSADQSVDFADGAVPASPSGNIEAFDIIFGSSTDSIVSNASTTIKYSVATSKATVADNDSVMLNNSVTSTVTMSNDQSSDATNDADLRVVKPEIGVTLDKSISPASNVEAGKSVVVDLKSTTSAKSDYVKPDTIVVTDSWNSDTPTQSTSGFWNAFNLNSIQPTQLLSDTALKVEVQKSDGTWITLDSVAAQDKTSTYQLTAAQLKEKLSDAGVTSDSLIGIRFTFSKPAGQTFATSTIAEPYIGFTARNDLRKAKADGTTATDTVDGTSSSDTQTATSYQNTAMTEGSGTTDDGQKITGDATKNGSTSIIAYPGGSGQGGSVDIAKKWDRESVAAQSSDVATTKLSWRVSDGMKEVSIEDGTSDADVSSSVFNAFNLTSINGIGASSTPYTNGWYLKYDTISSVELYYAGSWHTVAAPSGTWQQTDGSFKGYKLSADETAQTTDVRITLVDDAAADTARTQALQNGTDPYAPEPGSGVVSSSGNREFDLVWTLRNKARSDGSFITQNSALNVQDTNGVVDNAATITGTPSDTAESSVSDTDDDRITIIDNSPSAALSKTEKSDSVIVPAAGTVDSTKYPTNQYVLTAVNTSETDASYVRVTDPLACADTTTDDCLTAGTAAGATSDPFMSSSYYKAGTIDDASVPNPFNEQNITKVTIASNTPAGAVDLSKSIVWLLHYTPGNLETGVGTYTTTSSTAADVNAMTASQLADVVGVSVTFQGSDPANNGGSIPTGGLKAGSNVMTVTLDTQVRSALRSTNADFTVPANGTVSSTNRALAQSYDPVTNPTTQVGDLANAAVQYSAGTLDIQTSKNISDADILVTKTDDPQTITLNANQGASTVSPKEVDVTDAPDSNDASQGSTSFWTDFEFTGLSGITFPAGSDQVAISAYLPSGSDGAYSWVSTAQQSSDSAQFLVPVSSADYSKIRGLKFVFTNKAGTIFSTSTPNWSGSIVFTAVMRASLQKDGSFSGATNMVKAQSEGAQLTSSERTATAGIASNQGQPSLAVDKLANNGVRSASIGSMVPWDITIRNTGNIPLNLTGVTDTLPSQLQYTGAGSGTQGAVVFTAGKLADGTAGSLSTDPTLDVSDSGVLTFTWPKGMNEMQPGETAVIRVWLELEPGASSGQKVVNTVDVKTQQTLDGVSDAIQGNGTGAVTEDTDSQGASTSDYVTPTSGENLFIAKGVIGSLSGAENISNPSQTCLPTLTGLDGEKYYRSPCVANSETNGTDQWILHMVNAGTTSIKKAQLFDQLPSTDDKYLIDSSTSRGTTYDPEMIDDLKLSGVPDGTTQTVEVTTDSNACVDAWSSIPSAASACGANEWSAANGDTDWSKVKGIRITLDFTTSAQKALLPGQTVDASYSTVNVPKSAANPDGAPTDVPSADQFAYNQYGILYTGQGKANKLATNLVGVHLLTGSIQVEKKAEGAASSYAPSTIYANVSCTIPASPGSDQSVPLTFGDSTTDRVALERQSDGTYKAQRISGIPLGATCSVSEDESNGTYGETSKTISVNGQNQDGDSASIAVDKADTYASDSDSPSNDVDASQVAALTNNYDYSSLSVTKKLDTKANVGSFGPFKFTLSCKTSDGQTVQFGDGDATTFSLNADQTWESPSDTIPANSKCVLEETDSDNADSSVLTGDNVSTDDQGNQIITVGSESDKVTSTTMTNHYDAGTVTVSKKVDGQGAARYGSGDFDFQIQCTYGEGESQQQLLDKAFTLKGGESQTFGVMRAGSICKVTEVRNGGATSSALILRMGQSPWPGKAAMMSRTFR; the protein is encoded by the coding sequence ATGGCTGTTGCTGGCTTGTCGCCAATCGGCATAGCCGAGGCTGCCGATTCCGGTGATTCAAGCAACTCTGGCGTGTCAGCTTCGAAGCCATACCTGACAATTCAAAAAAGCGTGGATAACCTTGCGGAAGAGGATCTGACGCCAGGCCAATCCTTTACATATAAAATTCAGCTGAACTGTTCGGAGCAGAATTGCGTCAATGCGCAAATGAGCGACGCCCTCCCTGCAGATCTCAATGGCTTCAAGATCAATTCGGTTGCGGTCACATCGACATCCACGGACCTGGATGCCCAGACTACCTGGACCGAGAATGGCGTGAAACAGGCAGCAACCCCAACGACTGTTGGGAGTGGCACCAGTCTGAGCGTTTCCTTCAACGAGCCCTTCGCGGGAGGAACCGGTCTGAGCGTGGGGACGACTGCATACGTCAACGTGACGTTGCAGGTTCCCGATGACTTCTCCCCGAACGACGTACGGAATGGAAAAACCATAACCAACATCGCGACGAGCAGCGCCGATAATTCAACTGCGGATTCTGACAGCGCCGACATCAAGGTCGTTGCAAAGCAGACGGTCGCAGCCGGAATCACGAAAAGCTGGTCGCCCAGCACGCAGACCACAGATCCCGGAGAGCAATCCACCATCACTCTGACCCCAAGGAACGCCTCGAATGTGACTGTGGACTCCATGACGGTTCAGGACCCGGCTGATTCCACTGCACCAGACGGCGCGACCAGCCTTGATGCCAACAATCCCTTCCGCATAACCGATTTCGACGGCTTTGGAAGTGCCACCCTGCTTCCCGGAGCCTCGAGTGTGCAGATCGATGCCTATGTCGAGCAGAATGGCACATGGACATGGGTCACTGGCGCGCCAGGCAGCTCCTATGCCTTGCCTGCAGGCGTGAGTGACAGTCAGGTCGGCGGTCTGCGCTTCACCTATACGGGAAGCATCGACCCGGCAGCGAGCACGACGATTCCAATCAACGTCACCCAGCGCGGTACGGACAGGAACACCTCAAAGGACATCACGACTCTCACCTCCACGGTGGATAACGTGGCTCAGGCCCAGACCAAGAAAGACGATACGTCGAGCGCAGTCGCGAAGGGTGACGCCAAATTCACGATCACCCCGATAGAGCTTGGAACAAGCGTCGGCAAATCCTTCGCTGCAGGGTCGATTCCTGCCGGCAACTCCACAGTGGCAACGATAAAAGCCACGAATGCAAAGTCTCCCGTCAAGGAAATGAAGATTTCCGATGATGCAGATGGTACCTTCTTCGACCAGAACACGACCTTTGCAGGATTCACGCAGGGAATCGCCTATCCGTCTGGGGCCAGCACGGCGAAGGTCGTCTATCACATGCTTGATGGCAGTGCCGATCAGAGCGTCGACTTCGCGGACGGAGCGGTACCAGCTTCGCCAAGCGGGAACATAGAGGCATTCGACATCATCTTCGGCTCTTCGACCGACAGCATCGTCAGCAACGCGTCTACGACAATCAAATATTCAGTTGCGACAAGCAAGGCCACGGTTGCGGACAATGACTCAGTCATGTTGAACAACTCGGTGACCTCGACCGTCACGATGTCCAACGATCAGTCATCCGACGCAACGAACGATGCGGATCTGAGAGTGGTCAAGCCAGAGATTGGGGTAACCCTTGACAAGAGCATCTCGCCAGCTTCGAACGTCGAGGCCGGAAAGAGCGTCGTTGTCGACCTGAAGTCAACGACGAGTGCAAAGTCCGATTATGTCAAGCCGGATACGATCGTCGTCACGGATTCATGGAACTCGGATACGCCAACGCAGTCGACGAGCGGTTTCTGGAACGCATTCAACCTAAACTCGATCCAGCCGACCCAGCTTCTGAGCGATACGGCGTTGAAGGTCGAGGTCCAGAAATCGGATGGCACGTGGATTACGCTCGATAGCGTCGCCGCGCAGGATAAGACCAGCACATATCAGTTGACCGCTGCACAGCTGAAAGAGAAACTGTCCGACGCTGGCGTGACCTCCGACAGTCTCATCGGCATACGCTTCACTTTCTCAAAGCCGGCCGGTCAGACCTTCGCGACATCGACGATAGCTGAGCCATACATCGGCTTCACTGCGCGCAATGACCTGCGCAAGGCCAAGGCCGACGGCACGACGGCCACAGACACCGTCGACGGCACTTCAAGTTCCGACACGCAGACCGCGACCTCATATCAGAACACGGCAATGACCGAAGGCTCTGGAACCACAGATGACGGTCAGAAAATCACAGGAGACGCCACCAAGAATGGCAGCACTTCAATCATTGCTTATCCTGGTGGGTCCGGCCAGGGTGGAAGCGTTGACATTGCCAAGAAGTGGGATCGCGAAAGCGTTGCCGCCCAATCTTCAGATGTCGCGACGACCAAGCTGAGCTGGCGCGTTTCGGATGGCATGAAAGAGGTCAGCATCGAAGATGGCACGAGCGATGCAGATGTGAGCAGCTCCGTTTTCAACGCATTCAATCTCACCTCCATAAACGGCATCGGAGCTTCATCGACCCCGTACACGAACGGCTGGTATCTCAAATACGACACGATCAGTTCCGTGGAACTGTATTACGCAGGCTCATGGCACACCGTTGCAGCTCCGAGCGGAACCTGGCAGCAGACCGACGGGAGCTTCAAGGGATACAAGCTCTCAGCCGATGAGACGGCGCAGACCACAGATGTCCGCATCACTCTTGTGGATGATGCCGCCGCGGACACTGCGAGAACCCAGGCCTTGCAGAATGGGACTGACCCCTATGCTCCTGAGCCTGGCTCGGGCGTCGTTTCCTCAAGCGGCAATCGTGAGTTCGATCTTGTCTGGACCTTGCGGAACAAGGCAAGGAGCGATGGCAGCTTCATCACCCAGAACAGCGCCTTGAACGTGCAGGACACGAATGGCGTCGTCGACAATGCTGCCACCATCACAGGAACGCCGTCCGACACAGCTGAGTCGTCGGTGAGCGACACGGATGATGACAGGATAACGATCATCGATAACAGCCCATCCGCCGCGCTTAGCAAGACCGAGAAGAGCGATTCGGTCATAGTTCCTGCGGCCGGAACCGTGGATTCAACGAAATATCCTACGAACCAGTATGTTCTGACTGCGGTGAACACATCGGAAACGGACGCATCATACGTAAGAGTCACCGATCCGCTCGCCTGCGCCGATACGACGACCGACGACTGTCTTACGGCAGGAACTGCGGCCGGAGCGACTTCCGACCCATTCATGAGTTCCAGCTACTACAAGGCTGGAACGATCGATGACGCGTCCGTGCCCAACCCGTTCAACGAGCAGAACATCACCAAGGTGACCATAGCCTCGAACACGCCGGCTGGCGCAGTCGACCTGAGCAAGTCGATTGTCTGGCTTCTGCACTACACCCCAGGAAACCTGGAGACAGGAGTGGGAACGTACACAACCACTTCGAGCACGGCGGCTGATGTCAATGCGATGACGGCCTCCCAACTGGCTGATGTCGTAGGTGTCTCAGTCACATTCCAAGGTTCAGACCCGGCCAATAATGGAGGGTCAATTCCCACGGGCGGCCTCAAGGCAGGAAGCAACGTCATGACCGTTACCTTGGACACCCAGGTGAGATCGGCCTTGCGCTCGACCAACGCGGACTTTACCGTTCCGGCCAATGGCACGGTTTCTTCGACCAACAGAGCGCTCGCCCAATCCTACGATCCAGTGACAAATCCAACGACGCAGGTCGGCGATCTGGCAAATGCTGCAGTGCAGTATTCGGCGGGTACGCTTGATATCCAGACGAGCAAGAACATATCCGACGCAGACATTCTGGTGACCAAGACTGACGATCCCCAGACGATTACCCTCAATGCGAATCAGGGCGCTTCGACTGTCTCCCCGAAGGAAGTGGATGTCACCGATGCCCCTGACAGCAATGATGCATCCCAGGGATCCACCAGCTTCTGGACAGATTTCGAATTCACTGGCCTGAGCGGGATCACCTTCCCTGCGGGGTCGGATCAGGTGGCGATTTCAGCCTATCTGCCATCCGGCAGCGATGGAGCGTACTCGTGGGTCTCCACTGCTCAACAGTCGTCCGATTCGGCGCAATTCCTTGTGCCTGTCAGCTCTGCGGATTATTCGAAGATCAGGGGACTGAAGTTCGTCTTCACCAACAAGGCTGGAACGATATTCTCCACCAGCACGCCGAACTGGTCTGGCAGCATTGTCTTCACCGCGGTCATGAGAGCGTCCTTGCAGAAGGATGGATCGTTCTCGGGTGCCACGAACATGGTCAAGGCGCAAAGCGAGGGAGCTCAGCTCACCTCTTCAGAGAGGACGGCAACCGCCGGCATCGCATCGAATCAGGGCCAGCCTTCATTGGCAGTCGACAAGCTTGCAAACAACGGTGTGCGAAGTGCAAGTATCGGCAGCATGGTTCCTTGGGACATAACCATAAGGAACACCGGTAACATTCCGCTGAATCTGACCGGCGTCACCGACACGCTTCCCTCTCAGTTGCAATATACGGGAGCGGGAAGCGGCACACAGGGTGCAGTCGTGTTCACGGCAGGTAAGCTTGCAGACGGCACAGCGGGTTCGCTTTCCACGGATCCTACGCTTGATGTCTCAGATTCCGGGGTGCTGACCTTCACCTGGCCAAAGGGCATGAATGAAATGCAGCCAGGCGAAACGGCCGTCATCCGTGTCTGGCTGGAATTGGAACCAGGCGCAAGCTCCGGCCAGAAGGTCGTCAATACCGTAGATGTCAAGACTCAGCAGACGCTTGACGGCGTATCCGATGCCATCCAGGGCAATGGCACCGGGGCTGTCACCGAAGACACGGACTCGCAGGGGGCCAGCACGAGTGATTACGTCACCCCAACTTCGGGAGAGAACCTATTCATTGCCAAGGGCGTGATTGGCTCGCTGAGTGGAGCGGAAAACATATCGAATCCAAGCCAAACCTGCCTGCCGACCCTTACAGGGCTCGATGGGGAGAAATACTACCGTTCTCCGTGTGTCGCCAACAGCGAGACCAACGGGACGGACCAGTGGATTCTTCATATGGTCAATGCGGGAACGACCAGCATCAAGAAGGCACAGCTCTTTGACCAGCTTCCGAGCACTGATGACAAGTATCTGATTGATTCCTCGACCAGCCGCGGCACGACCTACGATCCCGAGATGATCGACGATCTGAAGCTCTCCGGTGTTCCTGATGGCACCACTCAAACCGTTGAGGTCACGACTGACTCCAACGCATGCGTAGACGCCTGGTCATCGATTCCGAGCGCCGCCAGCGCGTGCGGCGCGAACGAGTGGAGCGCTGCGAATGGTGACACTGATTGGTCCAAGGTCAAGGGAATTCGAATAACGCTCGACTTCACGACTTCCGCACAGAAGGCACTCTTGCCAGGCCAGACCGTCGATGCAAGCTATTCGACCGTCAACGTGCCCAAGTCAGCCGCGAACCCAGACGGGGCTCCGACTGACGTGCCATCTGCGGATCAGTTTGCCTACAACCAATATGGCATTCTGTACACCGGACAGGGCAAGGCGAATAAGTTGGCGACCAACCTGGTCGGCGTCCACCTTCTCACCGGCTCCATCCAGGTCGAGAAGAAGGCCGAAGGCGCAGCTTCCTCATATGCTCCGTCAACGATCTACGCGAACGTGTCTTGCACCATCCCAGCGTCTCCGGGGTCTGATCAGAGCGTTCCTCTGACATTCGGCGACTCGACGACGGACCGCGTCGCCTTGGAGAGGCAGTCGGATGGCACGTACAAGGCGCAGCGCATCTCTGGCATTCCACTTGGCGCGACATGCTCGGTGTCCGAAGACGAGTCGAATGGCACATATGGCGAGACTTCGAAGACCATCAGCGTGAATGGGCAGAATCAGGATGGAGATTCGGCATCGATCGCTGTGGACAAGGCCGACACCTATGCCTCCGACTCGGACTCGCCGAGCAATGATGTCGATGCATCCCAGGTTGCAGCGTTGACGAACAACTATGACTATTCATCGCTGTCTGTGACCAAGAAGCTCGACACGAAGGCCAATGTCGGCAGTTTCGGTCCATTCAAGTTCACGCTGTCATGCAAGACATCGGATGGACAGACCGTACAGTTCGGTGACGGCGACGCAACGACATTCTCTTTGAACGCAGACCAGACCTGGGAGTCTCCATCGGATACTATTCCGGCGAATTCCAAGTGCGTGCTCGAGGAGACCGATTCCGATAACGCCGATTCCTCGGTGCTTACCGGCGACAATGTGAGCACCGACGATCAGGGCAACCAGATCATCACGGTTGGCTCTGAATCCGACAAGGTCACTTCCACGACCATGACGAATCATTATGATGCCGGAACGGTGACGGTCTCCAAGAAGGTCGATGGCCAGGGTGCGGCAAGGTATGGCTCCGGTGACTTCGACTTCCAGATTCAATGCACCTATGGCGAAGGCGAGAGCCAGCAGCAGTTGCTGGACAAGGCATTCACGCTCAAGGGCGGCGAATCTCAGACCTTCGGCGTGATGCGGGCAGGTTCGATATGCAAGGTCACCGAAGTCAGGAATGGCGGGGCCACTTCATCAGCCTTGATCCTGAGAATGGGACAGTCACCGTGGCCAGGCAAAGCGGCGATGATGTCTCGAACGTTCAGGTGA